A single region of the Austwickia chelonae genome encodes:
- a CDS encoding diacylglycerol/lipid kinase family protein yields the protein MNELGWSTQLIALIIGLIVIAAVFFTAGMQLAQRKQDTAGSMPPASAEGEDPEKDTLPVAAVVINPSKFTETSKLRATISRVCQEEGWALPIFYETSKEETGATQTREAVDQGVDLVCALGGDGTVRAVAAGLIGSDTPLGVLPGGTGNLLARNLDLPLDNLSAALRVALTGGNRAIDVGVVNIDIPEDAQTEPEDHYFLVMAGVGFDADVVAQAPEDLKAHVGWAAYLVSGAKNLDGHRFAATLVFDEEESSHRRVRSVIIGNCGRLQGGVELLPDAEIDDGALDAVVLSPQGIVGWAGVGVRLLTKQRKGHPMVEHRRCTSLSITLDHPQEVQLDGDPLGPGLVLTVAVRRHALLIRTTAGSPT from the coding sequence GTGAACGAACTCGGCTGGTCGACGCAGCTCATTGCTCTGATCATCGGCCTGATCGTCATCGCTGCAGTCTTCTTCACCGCAGGAATGCAGCTGGCCCAGCGCAAACAGGACACCGCAGGGTCGATGCCTCCTGCCTCAGCCGAGGGCGAGGACCCGGAGAAAGACACCCTTCCGGTCGCGGCCGTCGTGATCAACCCCTCCAAGTTCACCGAGACCTCCAAGCTCAGAGCCACCATCAGCCGGGTCTGCCAAGAGGAAGGATGGGCGCTGCCGATCTTCTACGAGACCTCCAAGGAGGAGACCGGGGCCACCCAAACCCGCGAAGCAGTCGATCAGGGAGTCGACCTCGTCTGCGCACTCGGCGGGGACGGCACCGTCCGAGCCGTGGCAGCCGGACTGATCGGATCAGACACCCCCCTCGGGGTGCTCCCCGGAGGCACCGGGAATCTCCTGGCCCGCAACCTCGACCTACCTCTCGACAATCTCTCCGCAGCCCTGCGTGTGGCCCTCACCGGAGGAAACCGCGCCATCGACGTGGGTGTCGTCAACATCGACATCCCCGAAGACGCCCAGACCGAACCTGAGGATCACTACTTCCTCGTGATGGCAGGCGTGGGATTCGACGCCGACGTAGTGGCCCAGGCCCCCGAAGACCTCAAGGCCCACGTCGGCTGGGCCGCTTATCTCGTCTCTGGCGCGAAAAATCTCGACGGGCACCGTTTCGCCGCAACTCTCGTCTTCGACGAGGAGGAGAGCAGCCACCGTCGGGTCCGCTCAGTGATCATCGGCAACTGCGGACGGCTGCAGGGCGGGGTCGAGCTGCTCCCCGACGCAGAGATCGACGACGGAGCGCTCGACGCGGTCGTCCTCTCCCCCCAAGGCATCGTCGGCTGGGCCGGGGTAGGCGTACGGCTGCTGACGAAGCAGCGCAAAGGGCACCCCATGGTCGAACACCGCCGGTGCACCTCGCTGTCCATCACCCTCGACCACCCGCAAGAGGTCCAACTGGACGGCGACCCGCTCGGACCCGGGCTGGTGCTGACAGTGGCGGTACGTCGTCATGCCCTTCTCATCCGCACCACCGCCGGGAGTCCTACATGA
- a CDS encoding matrixin family metalloprotease, with protein sequence MKEKIPLAPRIPKKTLALATASIAVSAICVVAPNITASASSPSATPASSMSERMSSFEKFEASTYRDTDGQWIVNGDEAIRTRTELRAFYDMLNGKSPAKSGQKLIVNQVYGEDDVWTSSQVGRLTYCVSTRFGSNHSRIVEAMRSGAAQWERASSAIGFEYVSSENGSCDTRNRNVVFSVEPASSSAPYIARAFFPSSPKYSRNVLVNTRSIFGGSSSASNVMAHELGHVLGLRHEHTRPESGTCFEDNSWRPLTKYDASSIMHYPQCNGTSRSLSMTSTDIAGIRELYGR encoded by the coding sequence ATGAAGGAGAAGATCCCCTTGGCTCCCCGAATCCCCAAGAAGACTCTTGCTCTCGCCACCGCCAGCATCGCCGTCAGCGCCATCTGCGTGGTCGCCCCGAATATCACCGCATCCGCATCCTCACCTTCTGCCACCCCCGCCAGCAGCATGAGCGAACGGATGTCCAGCTTCGAGAAGTTCGAGGCCTCCACCTACCGCGACACCGACGGCCAGTGGATCGTCAACGGTGACGAGGCCATCCGGACCCGCACCGAGCTACGCGCCTTCTACGACATGCTGAACGGCAAGAGCCCCGCCAAGTCCGGTCAGAAACTCATCGTCAACCAGGTCTACGGCGAGGACGATGTCTGGACCTCCTCGCAGGTCGGCCGCCTGACCTACTGCGTCAGCACCCGCTTCGGGTCCAACCACTCCCGCATCGTCGAAGCCATGCGCTCCGGCGCAGCGCAATGGGAGAGGGCCTCCAGCGCAATCGGGTTCGAGTACGTTTCTTCCGAAAACGGGTCCTGCGACACCCGCAACCGGAATGTGGTCTTCTCGGTGGAGCCCGCCAGCTCCAGCGCTCCTTACATCGCCCGGGCCTTCTTCCCGAGCTCCCCCAAGTACTCGCGCAACGTCCTCGTCAACACCCGCTCCATCTTCGGAGGAAGCAGCTCGGCCTCGAACGTGATGGCACACGAGCTCGGTCACGTGCTCGGCCTGCGTCACGAGCACACCCGCCCCGAGTCCGGGACCTGTTTCGAGGACAACAGCTGGCGTCCGCTGACCAAGTACGACGCGTCGTCGATCATGCACTACCCGCAGTGCAACGGCACCTCGCGCAGCCTCTCCATGACAAGCACCGACATCGCCGGTATCCGGGAACTCTACGGCCGCTGA
- the serS gene encoding serine--tRNA ligase: MIDIKLLRENPEIVRRSQIARGEDPGIVDAVLDADKRRRESLAEFEQRRSEQKSTSKDVGAAMGRLQAAKKAGEPAEEIARLENEANTARRFAGDLSTRVKQLEAEAAEADTQLGTLLRRIGNVIIDGVPSGGEDDYILREECGTPRDFAAEGFAPQDHLAVLEGLGALDMARGVKVAESRFYYLVGQGARLENALMNLALDTAYENGFTQLTVPTLVNPDTMAGAGFLDAHEDEVYRLKADDLFLTGTSEVALAGFHSGEIIDLSDGPKRYIAQSTCYRREAGSYGKDTRGVIRVHQFQKAEMFVYCRPEDAEAEHARLLTWEKQMLDLMEIPYRVIDVAAGDLGGPAARKYDCEGWVPSQGKYRELTSTSNCTTFQARRLGIREKRDGRTEIVATLNGTLATSPRWLVALVENHQQSDGSVVVPQALRRYLGVDVLSPGSR; this comes from the coding sequence GTGATCGACATCAAGTTGCTGCGTGAGAACCCCGAGATCGTGCGCCGGTCCCAGATCGCCCGCGGGGAGGACCCGGGGATCGTCGACGCGGTCCTCGATGCCGACAAGAGGCGACGGGAGTCCCTCGCCGAGTTCGAGCAGCGCCGATCCGAGCAGAAGAGCACCAGCAAAGATGTCGGCGCGGCCATGGGACGACTCCAGGCCGCGAAGAAAGCCGGAGAACCCGCAGAAGAGATCGCCCGCCTGGAGAACGAAGCCAATACGGCACGTCGATTCGCCGGAGACCTCTCCACCCGGGTCAAACAGCTCGAGGCCGAAGCCGCTGAAGCAGACACTCAGCTGGGCACCCTCCTGCGCCGTATCGGCAATGTCATCATCGACGGGGTTCCCTCCGGCGGCGAAGACGACTACATCCTCCGCGAGGAGTGCGGCACCCCCCGGGACTTCGCCGCCGAAGGGTTCGCGCCCCAGGACCACCTGGCTGTCCTCGAAGGGCTCGGGGCCCTCGACATGGCACGAGGTGTCAAGGTCGCCGAATCGCGTTTCTATTACCTCGTCGGCCAAGGCGCCCGCCTCGAGAACGCGCTGATGAACCTGGCCCTGGACACCGCCTACGAGAACGGGTTCACCCAGCTGACCGTGCCCACCCTGGTCAACCCCGACACGATGGCCGGGGCGGGCTTCCTCGACGCCCACGAGGACGAGGTGTACCGGCTCAAGGCCGACGACCTCTTCCTGACCGGCACCTCCGAGGTCGCCCTGGCCGGATTCCACTCCGGGGAGATCATCGACCTGAGTGACGGGCCGAAGCGGTACATCGCCCAATCCACTTGCTATCGACGTGAAGCCGGAAGCTACGGCAAGGACACTCGCGGAGTGATCCGCGTCCACCAGTTCCAGAAGGCGGAGATGTTCGTCTACTGCCGGCCCGAGGACGCCGAAGCAGAGCACGCACGTCTCCTCACCTGGGAGAAGCAGATGCTCGACCTGATGGAAATCCCCTACCGGGTGATCGACGTCGCAGCCGGAGACCTCGGCGGGCCCGCAGCGCGCAAGTACGACTGCGAAGGCTGGGTTCCCAGCCAGGGCAAATACCGCGAGCTCACCTCCACCTCGAACTGCACCACCTTCCAGGCGCGGCGGCTGGGCATCCGGGAGAAGCGGGACGGACGTACCGAGATCGTCGCGACGCTCAACGGCACCCTGGCCACCTCGCCTCGCTGGCTCGTCGCCCTCGTCGAGAACCACCAGCAGTCCGACGGCTCGGTCGTCGTGCCTCAGGCGCTACGTCGTTACCTCGGTGTCGACGTCCTCAGCCCGGGAAGCCGCTGA
- a CDS encoding ABC transporter permease gives MARDDDSATVSEVRQILALTCLEMSLYFRRIGGLLFALFMPTGLFLLATRLWYPPEMRHVAVPDMLVIVVFSSGLFSIGVAITQQRVDGTLKTYLSSPLRPRSYLIAQIADRVSVTLVGTLVLLLVAYAGYDVRLGGNFLVFLGCLLLCLATMIAFGFLLASRFTSVEVAGGSSGLIFFAVMVASGQAVDPGKLPGWLATTVDLLPFKPIVALMRISWSDASFTGGGTKLLLVAGWLIVFVALASRFFRWTSTDR, from the coding sequence ATGGCGCGTGACGACGACTCTGCAACGGTTTCCGAGGTCCGCCAGATCCTGGCGTTGACCTGTTTGGAGATGTCGCTGTATTTCCGCAGGATCGGCGGGCTGCTCTTCGCGCTGTTCATGCCGACCGGTCTTTTCCTCCTGGCCACGCGCCTGTGGTACCCGCCGGAGATGCGGCATGTCGCGGTCCCGGACATGCTGGTCATCGTGGTGTTCTCCTCGGGGCTCTTCTCGATCGGGGTGGCGATCACCCAGCAGCGGGTTGACGGCACCTTGAAGACCTATCTCTCCTCTCCGCTGCGGCCTCGTTCGTATCTGATCGCGCAGATCGCCGATCGGGTGTCGGTCACCTTGGTCGGGACGCTGGTGCTCCTCCTCGTGGCCTATGCCGGTTATGACGTGCGCCTGGGCGGAAACTTCCTCGTCTTCCTCGGTTGTCTGTTGCTCTGTTTGGCGACGATGATCGCCTTCGGTTTTCTGTTGGCCTCGAGATTCACCTCGGTGGAGGTCGCAGGGGGCTCGTCCGGGCTGATCTTCTTCGCCGTGATGGTGGCCAGCGGTCAGGCCGTCGACCCAGGGAAGCTGCCTGGCTGGCTGGCCACGACGGTTGACCTGCTTCCCTTCAAGCCGATCGTTGCACTCATGCGCATCAGCTGGTCGGATGCTTCTTTCACCGGGGGTGGTACGAAGCTTCTCCTCGTCGCCGGCTGGCTGATCGTCTTCGTGGCGCTGGCGTCTCGTTTCTTCCGCTGGACCTCGACAGACCGGTGA
- a CDS encoding ABC transporter ATP-binding protein, which translates to MTLEDELSLDVEPSERGEARTPAACFRGVTKCYSATKALDGLDLVIPAGSIVALLGPNGAGKSTMLEILTGLRLRDAGEVEVLGLDPGRDRRRLAERLGVQVQEFNLQPTVRVEESLRFFASLYRKPLDVDYLLRKFGLEEKRKSPFPTLSGGQKRRLAIARALVGNPELVVLDEPTSGLDPQGQEFLRRETRALAREGRTVLLSTHDVADAQLLADTVIVIDAGRAVAAGAPRQIIAEQCQGWRVEITGSIPAGMADGREHRIVEEGEVTVVYGPDRASVTAGLQGVQVLSEREPTLQDAYFLLTGASLRA; encoded by the coding sequence ATGACTCTCGAGGACGAGCTCAGCCTTGACGTCGAGCCGTCGGAGCGAGGTGAGGCGCGAACTCCGGCAGCCTGTTTCCGGGGGGTGACCAAATGCTACAGCGCGACGAAAGCCTTGGACGGGCTCGACCTGGTCATTCCGGCAGGAAGCATCGTTGCGCTGCTCGGCCCCAATGGGGCGGGCAAATCGACGATGTTGGAAATCCTGACCGGTCTGCGCCTCCGTGACGCCGGTGAGGTGGAGGTCCTCGGTCTCGACCCCGGACGTGACCGGCGTCGACTGGCCGAACGCCTCGGCGTGCAGGTGCAAGAATTCAATCTTCAGCCGACGGTGCGTGTCGAGGAATCCTTGAGGTTCTTTGCTTCCCTTTACCGGAAGCCTCTTGATGTCGACTATCTGCTGCGTAAATTTGGGCTCGAGGAGAAGAGAAAGTCCCCTTTTCCGACATTGTCCGGCGGTCAGAAACGGCGGCTGGCCATTGCGCGGGCACTCGTGGGGAATCCTGAACTCGTCGTCTTGGACGAGCCGACCTCTGGGCTCGACCCACAAGGACAGGAATTTCTCCGACGGGAGACCCGGGCCCTGGCCCGCGAAGGCCGGACAGTATTACTCAGCACGCATGACGTCGCCGATGCGCAATTGCTTGCCGACACGGTGATCGTGATCGATGCAGGCCGGGCCGTCGCAGCCGGGGCTCCGCGGCAGATCATCGCCGAGCAGTGCCAGGGGTGGCGGGTCGAGATCACCGGTTCGATACCTGCGGGGATGGCCGACGGCCGAGAACACCGGATCGTGGAAGAAGGCGAAGTCACCGTCGTCTACGGCCCTGATCGAGCGTCGGTTACCGCTGGTCTGCAAGGTGTCCAGGTTCTCTCCGAGCGTGAGCCGACCTTGCAGGACGCCTATTTCCTGCTGACCGGCGCGTCCTTGCGCGCTTGA
- a CDS encoding siderophore-interacting protein: MPTTSERILRGLIDTCSKVVMSSPIRRENSPHLVLEVSGITDVAPAVRRITLSGSALNGFSLVAPDEFAGVFIPGGESLSLPPSDVFDIRKAVREMPEETRPELRWYTIRAHRPQELEIDLDIVRYGQEVGPGGMWAATVQIGDQVGLRPSGGGYRPPSDGEPQILIADESALPALCAIGESLDGKPEADVVRAYVEIPDDDYAAPLPTMPFPVEIHRRGVRVPGSAIEPVLATTPLSGYGTAWICGESTMVRKTRRMLRRAGMDRRQIFYCGYWISGHARP; encoded by the coding sequence ATGCCGACCACCTCCGAGCGGATCCTGCGAGGTCTCATCGATACCTGTTCCAAGGTGGTCATGAGCTCTCCGATCAGGCGGGAGAACTCTCCACATCTGGTCCTCGAGGTCAGCGGAATCACCGACGTGGCACCGGCTGTCCGCAGAATCACCCTGAGCGGGTCTGCCCTGAACGGGTTCTCCTTGGTGGCTCCGGACGAGTTCGCAGGAGTGTTCATCCCCGGCGGTGAGAGTCTTTCGCTTCCTCCGTCCGATGTCTTCGACATCCGCAAGGCCGTACGGGAAATGCCCGAGGAAACCAGGCCTGAACTGCGGTGGTACACGATCCGTGCGCACCGTCCCCAGGAGCTGGAGATCGACCTCGACATCGTGCGCTACGGGCAGGAGGTCGGGCCCGGCGGAATGTGGGCGGCGACAGTGCAGATCGGTGATCAGGTAGGGCTTCGTCCTTCGGGTGGGGGATATCGCCCTCCGAGCGATGGCGAGCCACAGATCCTGATCGCCGACGAGAGCGCGCTGCCGGCGCTCTGCGCGATCGGGGAGAGCCTGGACGGGAAGCCTGAGGCCGACGTGGTGCGGGCTTATGTGGAGATTCCCGATGACGACTACGCTGCACCGCTGCCGACGATGCCCTTCCCGGTGGAGATCCATCGACGGGGGGTCCGGGTGCCTGGATCGGCGATCGAGCCGGTGCTGGCGACGACTCCGTTGAGCGGCTACGGAACGGCATGGATCTGTGGCGAGAGCACGATGGTCAGGAAGACCCGCCGCATGCTGCGCCGTGCAGGGATGGACCGGCGTCAGATCTTCTACTGCGGCTACTGGATCAGCGGCCACGCCCGTCCTTGA
- a CDS encoding phosphatase PAP2 family protein has translation MSGPLPPEPLSAEPATCDDPDRPGPNPRRQKLQEWIALARTVPGRFLIAALVACGTCLPAAVVTVSVVLGWAPMISWDEGIVRSATEVTRGNRPMILLLLLWKDISAPTNVYLLSAPALVWAWRSDYRHRTLWAGATMYVGSQIGPTVKEMVARPRPDFSGISHWAPGFSFPSGHVFHATLMFCTVLVLVWPLLTGRPPWIRICLVCVAVLFCAVTALNRLYLGVHFPSDVLAGLLLAGGLTLAAWVGLRHRPARQSAS, from the coding sequence ATGAGTGGTCCGCTTCCACCTGAACCTCTCTCCGCCGAGCCAGCGACATGCGATGACCCCGACCGCCCCGGACCGAACCCGAGGAGACAGAAGCTGCAGGAATGGATCGCCCTGGCCAGAACCGTTCCCGGCCGCTTCCTGATCGCTGCCCTGGTCGCCTGCGGTACCTGCCTTCCGGCAGCAGTCGTCACGGTTTCGGTCGTCCTCGGCTGGGCCCCGATGATCTCCTGGGACGAGGGCATCGTCCGATCGGCCACCGAAGTCACCCGCGGCAACCGTCCGATGATCCTGCTGTTGTTGTTGTGGAAGGACATCTCGGCCCCCACCAATGTCTATCTACTCAGCGCACCGGCCCTCGTCTGGGCCTGGCGCAGCGACTACCGCCATCGCACCCTGTGGGCCGGCGCCACCATGTACGTCGGTTCGCAGATCGGGCCGACAGTCAAGGAAATGGTGGCCCGTCCCCGCCCGGACTTCTCCGGGATCTCCCATTGGGCCCCCGGGTTCAGCTTCCCCTCCGGGCATGTCTTCCACGCGACATTGATGTTCTGCACGGTGCTGGTCCTGGTGTGGCCACTGCTCACCGGTCGCCCGCCATGGATCCGGATCTGCCTGGTCTGCGTCGCTGTCCTCTTCTGCGCGGTGACTGCGCTGAACCGGCTCTACCTGGGAGTCCACTTCCCCAGTGATGTACTCGCCGGCCTCCTCCTGGCAGGCGGTCTCACCCTGGCGGCGTGGGTGGGACTCCGCCACCGCCCCGCTCGACAGAGCGCGAGCTGA